The Klebsiella sp. RIT-PI-d genomic sequence AAGCCTTCCGGGCCTCTCGGAAGAGCGTAAAGCTGTATTTGTCCCAGGCCTGGCCATTCTGTGCGGCGTTTTTGACGCGCTGGCGATCCGTGAGCTACGGCTTTCAGACGGGGCGCTCCGTGAAGGCGTTCTGTATGAAATGGAAGGTCGCTTTCGCCATCATGACGTCCGTAGTCGTACGGCCAAAAGCCTTGCTAATCAGTACAATATTGACAGCGACCAGGCAAGACGCGTGCTTGATACCACGATGCAAATGTATGAGCAGTGGCAATCACAGCAGCCAAAATTGATGCATCCGCAGCTGGAAGCGCTGCTGAAATGGGCGGCAATGCTGCATGAGGTGGGGCTGAACATCAATCATAGCGGGCTACATCGTCACTCAGCCTACATTCTGCAACATAGCGATTTGCCCGGGTTCAATCAGGAGCAGCAAACCATGATGGCGACACTGGTTCGCTATCATCGCAAAGCCATTAAGCTTGACGATCTGCCCCGTTTTACCCTGTTTAAGAAAAAACAGTTCTTACCGCTAATCCAGCTTTTACGTCTTGGCGTGCTGCTGAATAACCAGCGTCAGGCGACAACGACCCCGCCTTCCCTGACGCTCTCTACCGATGACAATCACTGGACATTACGTTTCCCGCACGGCTGGTTTAGCCAGAACGCACTGGTGTTTCTCGACCTTGAAAAAGAGCAGCAGTACTGGGAAGCAGTTACCGGCTGGCATCTTCAGATTGAAGAAGACACCTCAGCCGACATTGCGCCCTGATTTATCCTGACGGCATCCTCTGGGTGCCTTTCAGTGATGAGCGACTCCAGCGGCTGAGGTTCACCAATTAAATAGCCCTGGATATAATCAATCCCTAACGAAACGACAGCGGTGCGTATCTCTTCGTTTTCAACATATTCGGCAACAACCTGCATCTTTTTCATTCGGGCCAGATGGCAAATCGAGGTGACGATTTGATAATCAAAGCTATTAGAAACAATAGTACGGATAAAACTGCCGTCGATTTTAAGAATATCTGCATTCACGCTTTTCAGGCGCGCATAGCTCGCATAACCAGTACCGAAATCATCAATAGCAATTGAGCAGCCCATTTTTTGCAGTTTTTCCAGGGTATGCCTGGCTTGTTCAACATTTGCCAGACTATCGCTTTCCGTGACTTCAAAAATTAGCTGCCATGCTTGTACCTGATAGTTGCTCAACAGGTTTTTCACATCCTGATAAAACTGAGCGCGGCATACCGAAGCTGGCGTAAGATTGATTGAAAAGCGGCAGGCGGGCATGTTCTCCCGCTGTCTGGCGATAAAACGCATCGTGTTTTCAAGTACCCATAAATCAATACGTGATGACAGGCCAAATTCCTGGGCAACAGGTAAAAAGTCATCAGGACTTATTAACTCGCCGTTCGGACCCCTCAATCTGATTAAAATTTCGTGATAATCATCGCCGCGAACGCCCTGAATGGGCTGCGCCATCAAACAAAACTCATCTCTTTCCAGCGCCTGCTGCAACCGATTCATCAATAAGACCTTATCTTTAAGATTCTGTTGAAGATTAGTGGCAATACGCCTTTGTAAATTTTCAGGATGGTTGGTTGCCAGAGAAAGATCGGCAATCGTACTTAGCTCCCCAAGCAGCAGGTAAATATGCGTCACCGGTGAGCGGACGTAACAATAGCTCAGCCCTACCTGCGGCTGTAGTGGCATACTGTCCCAGATAAAGCGAAATTTCTTAATGTGGCGATCAATTTCGCCAATGCGTTCATGGTACGCTCCTGTATTCAGACGAAATATCAGATCATACCCGGATAGCTGGTAAACCCCTTCGTCAGCTTGCAGTTGCAGGTTAATCCAGTTAGCCAGCTGCTGTTTATACTGAATACGCAGTAACACACCATAATTACGGCCTAACATTTCCAGTTCCGGAATGCGCAGGAAGCACAGTACTGACCACGGAAAACAGTATAATGAGCGATTTAGCGCACGCAAATTTGGCAAGTGAACAACGGGGTCGAGGAAGGCCAGCGCACGTGCCCGTCGGTTGATCAACCGCTGTTGCATGGTGAGTACAGAGATAAAAATAATAATAAATGAATAGACCAGGTAGCTGGAAGATGTGATGGCTAGCTGGGTTTCATAGCCGATAAACAGAGGAATATAGCCATTAAAATAATGAATCGAGATAACGAGTACCGGCGCCCATATCAGCGACATAAAGCGATAGCCGTAACGGACTGCGCCCCACAACATAACGGGTAAAATTAAGGATAGTGTATAGTTAGTGCTAAAGATCGAACTATTATGGTGCAGAGGCATACAGAGCATCACCATCAATCCGCTAAACAACACGATCCACACGCCTACCTCTTTTTTGGTCACTTTAGGATCGAACTGCAAACGCATTTGCGAAAGATAAGCACGAATGTAGGGTGGATGGCGAAGAATACGAATCAGATAGTAGCAAAATGGCACTCCCACCAGGTTTCCTACCAGTAGTGCCTGATAGTTGATTAGCACATTAATAATAAACAGCGTTGCACCATTGAGATTCTGGCGAAGGTTGTAGATATCGAAAAAGCCCACCAGTTGATAAAGCACCAGAAACAGCGTCGCAGGACAAAACACCTGCCAGAAAATTCTCTGGCACATCAATTTGACATTACCATGAGAAATATTTCGCCGTTTTGGCGTGAAGGCACGATAGCCCGCCCAGCTTAATATCACAGGAATAATAAAGTGGATTACAATAAGGGCATTCCTGACTACCTCCCCGCATTCGTATTTATATAAAAATAGTGAAATAATCATGCCGGGTATAGCGGCCCAGCCGAAAAATAGCATCAGGCTTATCATTAATGCCATAGGCAGAAAAAAAAGAACAACGGTCCCTGTACTAATATGGGCAAACGTATTGGCATTGCTTAACAACGGGAGTAATAACGAAGGCAAAAAAAGCGGTAGCCCCCACCATTTATCTCTGTATTTTACGTAGGCTTTACTTAGTTTCATAAATGCTCAGCAGAAAACCCTGCATCCTGCGGGGTATGATCAAACAGGTATCCCACCCGGCAGCAAAGCTGCAAAAACTCATTTCGCATAGTGCAACTTCTTTGATTTTAGTTATTAACGGAAAGTTATTTTTGATATAAATCAAATACGGCTTACCCATTAACTAATTATTACCTTTCATCGGTATTAGTCGCACTTATTAATTTATAATAAAAATATATTAACTATAACCAATAACAATTAATGATGAATTAGCTAACAGAAATTTACATTACATTCAATTGACCCATCCGTCACACTGTGTCTTAATGTACTTATCGCCCCGTGTGTGGGTATATCTTAAAGGACCTTTTGTGAGTCAGGTTACCAGTATGCGAAACCGACATCGATTTAACAGTCGTATGACCCGTATCGTATTGCTTATCAGTTTCTTCTTCCTTTTCGGACGCTTAGTCTACTCCTCCATTGGTGCATGGCATCATCACCAGGACAAAAAGCAAACGCAGCAGTCCAGCCTGATCGCAGAAACGTCCAACCCACGCTAGCTTTTTCAGACCCAAATGTTAGAAAGACGGCCAGGGGCCGTCTTTCCAGACTACGGGTAAAGGTTATTCCCACTCAATAGTGGCTGGCGGTTTACCGCTGATGTCATAAACTACCCGGGAAATGCCGTTAACTTCATTGATAATGCGGTTAGAAACGCGGCCAAGGAAATCGTATGGCAGATGCGCCCAGTGTGCCGTCATAAAATCGATGGTTTCAACCGCACGCAGGGACACCACCCAGTCATATTTACGTCCATCACCCATGACGCCAACTGAACGAACCGGCAGGAATACGGTGAATGCCTGGCTAACCTTGTTGTACAGATCGGCTTTGTGCAACTCCTCAATAAAGATTGCATCCGCACGCCGCAGCAGGTCACAGTACTCTTTCTTCACTTCACCCAGTACGCGCACGCCAAGTCCCGGTCCCGGGAACGGGTGACGGTAAAGCATGTCGTACGGCAGGCCAAGTTCCAGACCGATTTTGCGCACTTCATCTTTAAACAACTCACGCAGCGGTTCGACCAGCCCCATTTTCATCTCTTTTGGCAGGCCGCCCACATTGTGGTGAGATTTGATAACGTGCGCTTTACCGGTGGCAGAAGCAGCTGATTCAATCACGTCAGGATAGATAGTCCCTTGTGCCAGCCACTTAACGTCCTCCAGCTTCAACGCTTCTTCGTCGAACACTTCAACAAACACGCGACCAATGATTTTACGTTTTGCTTCCGGATCGTTTTCACCCGCCAGCGCGTTCAGAAAACGCGCCTCACCTTCAACGTGAACGATGTTCAGACCGAAATGGTCGCCGAACATATCCATCACCTGCTCTGCTTCATTTAAACGAAGCAGACCGTTATCAACGAAAACGCAGGTCAGGTTTTTACCGATGGCGCGATGCAGCAGCATTGCGGTAACAGAGGAGTCAACGCCGCCAGAGAGACCGAGAATGACCTTATCATTACCTACCTGCTGGCGAATTCGTTCAATCGCATCATCAATAATTTTGGCCGGAGTCCACAAAGCCTCACACTGACAGATATCGCGAACAAAACGTTCCAGCATCCGCAGCCCCTGACGCGTATGGGTCACTTCCGGATGGAATTGCACGCCGTAAAAACGTTTTTCTTCATTCGCCATAATGGCAAATGGGCACGTTTCGGTGCTGGCAACCGTTACAAAATCAGCCGGGATAGCAGTGACTTTATCGCCGTGGCTCATCCAGACGTCCAGCAGCGGTTTGCCATCGGCGGTAAGGGAATCTTCAATACCGCGGATCAGCGCGCTATCGGTTTTAATCTCAACCTGCGCATAGCCAAATTCGCGCTGGTTCGAGCCTTCAACATGCCCGCCCAGCTGCATTGCCATGGTCTGCATACCATAACAAACGCCAAATACCGGCACGCCCGCTTCAAAAACGTACTGCGGCGCACGCGGGCTGTTCTCTTCCGTCGTACTTTCCGGGCCGCCGGAAAGGATTATGCCACTCGGATTAAAATCGCGAATTTGCGCTTCTGTGACATCCCACGCCCACAGCTCACAATAAACGCCAAGTTCACGTACGCGACGCGCGACCAATTGAGTGTACTGAGAACCGAAATCAAGAATAAGGATACGATGTTTATGAATATTTTCCGTCAT encodes the following:
- a CDS encoding sensor domain-containing phosphodiesterase, yielding MKLSKAYVKYRDKWWGLPLFLPSLLLPLLSNANTFAHISTGTVVLFFLPMALMISLMLFFGWAAIPGMIISLFLYKYECGEVVRNALIVIHFIIPVILSWAGYRAFTPKRRNISHGNVKLMCQRIFWQVFCPATLFLVLYQLVGFFDIYNLRQNLNGATLFIINVLINYQALLVGNLVGVPFCYYLIRILRHPPYIRAYLSQMRLQFDPKVTKKEVGVWIVLFSGLMVMLCMPLHHNSSIFSTNYTLSLILPVMLWGAVRYGYRFMSLIWAPVLVISIHYFNGYIPLFIGYETQLAITSSSYLVYSFIIIFISVLTMQQRLINRRARALAFLDPVVHLPNLRALNRSLYCFPWSVLCFLRIPELEMLGRNYGVLLRIQYKQQLANWINLQLQADEGVYQLSGYDLIFRLNTGAYHERIGEIDRHIKKFRFIWDSMPLQPQVGLSYCYVRSPVTHIYLLLGELSTIADLSLATNHPENLQRRIATNLQQNLKDKVLLMNRLQQALERDEFCLMAQPIQGVRGDDYHEILIRLRGPNGELISPDDFLPVAQEFGLSSRIDLWVLENTMRFIARQRENMPACRFSINLTPASVCRAQFYQDVKNLLSNYQVQAWQLIFEVTESDSLANVEQARHTLEKLQKMGCSIAIDDFGTGYASYARLKSVNADILKIDGSFIRTIVSNSFDYQIVTSICHLARMKKMQVVAEYVENEEIRTAVVSLGIDYIQGYLIGEPQPLESLITERHPEDAVRINQGAMSAEVSSSI
- a CDS encoding YfgG family protein, which gives rise to MRNRHRFNSRMTRIVLLISFFFLFGRLVYSSIGAWHHHQDKKQTQQSSLIAETSNPR
- the guaA gene encoding glutamine-hydrolyzing GMP synthase, with the translated sequence MTENIHKHRILILDFGSQYTQLVARRVRELGVYCELWAWDVTEAQIRDFNPSGIILSGGPESTTEENSPRAPQYVFEAGVPVFGVCYGMQTMAMQLGGHVEGSNQREFGYAQVEIKTDSALIRGIEDSLTADGKPLLDVWMSHGDKVTAIPADFVTVASTETCPFAIMANEEKRFYGVQFHPEVTHTRQGLRMLERFVRDICQCEALWTPAKIIDDAIERIRQQVGNDKVILGLSGGVDSSVTAMLLHRAIGKNLTCVFVDNGLLRLNEAEQVMDMFGDHFGLNIVHVEGEARFLNALAGENDPEAKRKIIGRVFVEVFDEEALKLEDVKWLAQGTIYPDVIESAASATGKAHVIKSHHNVGGLPKEMKMGLVEPLRELFKDEVRKIGLELGLPYDMLYRHPFPGPGLGVRVLGEVKKEYCDLLRRADAIFIEELHKADLYNKVSQAFTVFLPVRSVGVMGDGRKYDWVVSLRAVETIDFMTAHWAHLPYDFLGRVSNRIINEVNGISRVVYDISGKPPATIEWE